A window of Candidatus Lokiarchaeota archaeon contains these coding sequences:
- a CDS encoding ArsR family transcriptional regulator yields the protein MAIDLRAYLRLIRNITRGLITRTKIIAALNHDEWKTVSEIASEVEVGPSTVRYHLKNMQKEEIVKKEEDGPGWRLEEGQKKITDWVPSSEKDKAESE from the coding sequence ATGGCCATTGATTTGCGGGCTTATCTGCGTCTTATCCGAAATATCACGAGGGGTCTCATCACGAGAACCAAGATCATAGCCGCTCTTAATCATGATGAATGGAAGACCGTATCAGAAATTGCCAGTGAAGTCGAAGTCGGGCCAAGTACAGTAAGATATCATCTCAAAAATATGCAGAAAGAAGAGATTGTTAAGAAAGAAGAAGACGGTCCTGGCTGGAGACTTGAAGAAGGACAGAAGAAAATAACCGATTGGGTTCCATCTTCCGAGAAGGACAAAGCGGAATCGGAATGA
- a CDS encoding YjbQ family protein, with product MPDTVVGSIQITTERSIQVKEITGSIHQWLRENRADEGILTISSKHTTAGVTINEAESGLMRDIENHLKELVPRNKGYEHDRVDNNAHAHLMTSLIGSTESVPVKSSELVLGTWQRILFVECDGPRSRSVSLAFVGRLTS from the coding sequence ATGCCTGATACCGTTGTAGGGTCAATTCAAATAACTACAGAACGTAGCATCCAAGTTAAGGAGATAACAGGTTCAATACATCAGTGGTTGCGGGAGAATCGGGCAGATGAGGGCATATTGACAATCTCAAGCAAACACACGACAGCTGGTGTAACCATAAACGAGGCAGAATCGGGATTGATGCGCGATATAGAAAATCATCTGAAGGAATTAGTGCCTCGCAACAAAGGCTACGAACACGATAGAGTTGACAATAACGCTCACGCACATCTGATGACTTCACTTATCGGGTCGACGGAATCTGTCCCAGTAAAATCAAGTGAATTAGTACTCGGAACCTGGCAACGCATTTTATTCGTCGAATGCGACGGGCCCAGAAGCAGGAGTGTCAGCTTGGCATTTGTTGGACGGCTAACGTCCTAG
- a CDS encoding nitroreductase, with product MKIPAERWAEAISARHSRRKYREKQLEGEAASHLRQFCEEFQPFGSVRSLLVEESPEQIVRGAIGPFGKISGAQAYMAFIVDETDPNGYAALGYTGEGLILEATTMGLDTCWIGGWLKQTDAELRIDIEPNEAVLAVTPVGHAKNDLTISEKVLKKATGSRNRKPLDELMVNEPTEQDERLQYCLELARLAPSAANRQPWRFSIEPEGVKVSVADRYEKNLKERRLDCGIAMLHIEVGALSQGMKGEWEFMEGHEVALFKYRS from the coding sequence ATGAAGATTCCGGCAGAACGATGGGCAGAAGCAATCTCAGCAAGACATTCTCGAAGAAAATACCGCGAAAAGCAGCTCGAAGGTGAAGCTGCCTCGCACTTGAGACAATTCTGTGAGGAGTTTCAGCCTTTTGGGAGTGTTCGAAGCCTGCTTGTTGAAGAATCCCCCGAACAAATAGTGCGAGGAGCAATCGGACCCTTTGGTAAAATCTCTGGCGCTCAGGCATACATGGCTTTCATTGTTGATGAAACGGATCCGAACGGCTATGCTGCACTGGGCTATACTGGTGAAGGTCTGATTTTGGAAGCTACCACAATGGGTCTTGATACATGTTGGATTGGCGGCTGGCTGAAACAAACTGACGCAGAACTACGGATCGATATCGAACCGAATGAAGCAGTACTGGCTGTTACGCCTGTTGGACATGCCAAGAATGACTTGACAATTTCCGAGAAGGTGTTGAAAAAGGCAACAGGGTCCCGTAACCGAAAGCCTCTCGATGAATTGATGGTGAATGAACCAACAGAACAGGATGAACGCCTACAGTATTGCTTGGAGTTGGCCCGACTTGCTCCCTCAGCTGCAAACAGGCAGCCCTGGAGATTCAGTATTGAACCTGAGGGAGTGAAGGTTAGCGTCGCTGACAGATATGAAAAGAACCTGAAGGAACGACGATTGGATTGTGGTATCGCCATGCTACACATTGAGGTGGGGGCTCTTTCCCAGGGGATGAAAGGTGAATGGGAATTCATGGAAGGACATGAAGTAGCACTTTTCAAGTACCGCTCATAA
- a CDS encoding BON domain-containing protein — MARTDESIKKDVADYLYWDDRVDSSDISITVDHGEVTLEGTVADYTSSKNAVLDAWDAEGVTKVENNLDVEIPTEVTVPTDSEIESNIKNMLEWNSSIDASEIDVDVSAGVVTLDGTVDAYWKKLRAEDVASRATGVLNVANELAVVPTEDVLDKAIAEDVVSALETKFTVNADDVDVKVEEGVVTLSGTLPSWTSYRSAMDAAENTLGVTDVVDQLVIE, encoded by the coding sequence ATGGCGAGGACAGATGAGAGTATAAAAAAAGACGTGGCTGATTACCTGTATTGGGACGACCGCGTTGATTCGTCCGACATCAGTATCACAGTGGATCACGGAGAGGTTACCCTCGAAGGAACTGTTGCAGACTATACCTCTTCGAAGAACGCTGTGCTTGATGCTTGGGACGCTGAGGGTGTGACCAAAGTCGAGAACAATCTCGATGTAGAGATTCCGACCGAGGTTACCGTTCCAACCGACTCGGAGATTGAATCCAACATCAAGAACATGCTGGAATGGAACTCCAGTATTGATGCTTCAGAAATCGACGTAGATGTCTCAGCTGGTGTTGTTACGCTCGACGGTACAGTCGATGCATACTGGAAGAAGCTGAGAGCTGAAGATGTTGCGTCGAGAGCCACTGGCGTACTCAATGTCGCCAATGAGCTCGCTGTTGTTCCAACTGAGGATGTCCTTGACAAGGCCATTGCAGAAGACGTTGTCTCAGCACTTGAGACCAAGTTCACTGTCAACGCGGATGATGTTGACGTGAAGGTAGAAGAAGGCGTTGTAACCTTGTCAGGAACTCTGCCAAGTTGGACCTCATACCGTTCAGCAATGGACGCGGCTGAGAATACCCTTGGCGTCACTGACGTCGTCGATCAGCTTGTCATCGAATAA